A DNA window from Xiphias gladius isolate SHS-SW01 ecotype Sanya breed wild chromosome 3, ASM1685928v1, whole genome shotgun sequence contains the following coding sequences:
- the hrob gene encoding homologous recombination OB-fold protein isoform X2: MSSMTYNLGGLFSIGEDFEDEDLLGTDWAVRSPPGPAAVAAAVSSRALRPSWVARREPGEDRPQRTAERSAALCVGTASRSSENTVAGQTVAPGLRQLSSSPQPRPLRPPTLNNTQPKLASPQSHADPEASPKPRVAQDDFDDWDVDLADLDECDVPMGQPPQPPAPTSPALTSPAPTVEPASSAKVLRPPTCGGIRTLPERTRTELSAARQPCGSSSHNLPLRTLSAAHERSPAPPQSPSVFPGLTATSPAPSPISRTLIRPQEPQRPWATTVTSPQPRGLFETVSPAPPSSSSSSPVSSTALSPHPLHTPVLTNRLVQLVSASNKLPKKRPRSEPHRPRARRFPGPAGLLPQQPQGQSLDDIVVSVSHAPAHGAVARLPSQGSSSQTEEDEFSGGAWAAMKAEMGLDERNPSCFLHSYSVVMVLRKAVLKQLAKNKVPNMAVLLKSIIHTHADAKAVFKDPTGEIQGTVHRRLLEDRAEELKVGAVLLLKQVGVFSPSHRNHYLNVTPNNLLRIYAPDGVSLPSTQLPPLVPESMLPSPAPFPTIPREPVSRMHLVFDEEDDEGQEGERCTEGGKDPQAPTDTRVSSSRGPQEPAGNPASQDLGWDADDDLDELLGELPVDTYSL; the protein is encoded by the exons ATGAGTTCGATG ACCTATAATTTAGGTGGCCTGTTCAGCATTGGCGAGGACTTTGAGGACGAG GACCTGCTCGGGACAGACTGGGCTGTCCGCTCGCCGCCGGGACCGGCCGCCGTGGCGGCTGCTGTGTCATCCCGCGCCCTGCGTCCCTCCTGGGTCGCCCGCCGAGAGCCGGGGGAGGATCGCCCTCAGCGAACCGCGGAGAGATCAGCCGCCCTGTGTGTGGGCACGGCGTCGAGGAGCAGCGAGAACACTGTTGCGGGACAAACTGTTGCTCCGGGTCTGAGgcagctctcctcctccccccagcCTCGCCCCCTCCGTCCTCCCACGCTGAATAACACTCAGCCTAAATTGGCATCACCACAGAGTCATGCTGACCCCGAGGCGTCGCCGAAGCCCCGTGTGGCTCAGGATGATTTTGATGACTGGGATGTCGACCTGGCAGACCTGGATGAGTGTGACGTCCCGATGGGGCAGCCGCCGCAACCTCCTGCTCCCACCTCACCTGCTCTCACCTCACCCGCGCCCACAGTCGAGCCCGCATCCTCAGCCAAAGTGCTTCGACCACCGACCTGCGGAGGGATTCGGACACTGCCCGAGCGGACCCGGACGGAGCTCAGTGCTGCACGCCAACCGTGTGGCTCATCCAGTCATAACCTACCCCTTCGGACCCTCTCCGCTGCTCACGAGCGATCTCCAGCTCCCCCACAGAGTCCTAGTGTTTTCCCTGGCCTCACTGCAACTTCTCCTGCCCCCAGCCCCATTTCCAGGACGCTCATCAGGCCCCAGGAGCCACAGAGACCGTGGGCAACTACAGTAACCTCCCCTCAGCCCCGTGGCCTTTTTGAGACAGTCTCCCCAGcacccccttcctcctcctcctcctcccctgtgAGCTCCACCGCTCTGAGCCCTCATCCCCTTCACACACCGGTCCTCACTAACCGCCTGGTCCAGCTGGTATCCGCCTCGAACAAGCTCCCTAAGAAGAGGCCTCGCTCTGAGCCTCACCGGCCCAGGGCGCGACGGTTCCCCGGCCCCGCTGGACTCCTGCCACAGCAG CCGCAGGGTCAGAGCCTGGACGACATAGTGGTTTCTGTTTCTCATGCTCCAGCTCACGGTGCTGTGGCCCGGTTGCCGAGCCAG ggTTCCAGCTCACAGACCGAGGAGGACGAGTTCAGTGGCGGCGCCTGGGCAGCGATGAAGGCAGAGATGGGATTGGATGAGAGGAACCCGTCGTGCTTCCTGCACTCCTACAGTGTGGTCATGGTGCTTCGGAAG GCTGTACTGAAACAGCTGGCGAAAAACAAAGTGCCCAACATGGCTGTGCTTCTGAAGAGCATCATCCACACACACGCTGATGCCAAGGCTGTGTTTAAGGACCCGACAG GGGAGATTCAGGGAACTGTGCATCGGCGTCTCCTGGAGGACAGAGCGGAGGAGCTGAAGGTCGGAGCCGTACTGCTGCTGAAACAA GTTGGTGTGTTTTCCCCCTCCCATCGTAACCATTACCTGAATGTGACACCCAACAACCTGCTGAGGATCTACGCCCCCGATGGAGTCAGTCTGCCCTCCACTCAGCTCCCCCCACTGGTCCCG GAGTCGATGTTGCCGTCACCTGCTCCGTTTCCCACCATCCCCCGGGAGCCGGTATCTCGGATGCATTTGGTGTTTGACGAGGAGGACGACGAGGGACAGGAGGGTGAAAGATGCACAGAGGGAGGCAAAGACCCTCAAGCCCCAACAGACACTAGAGTCAGCTCCAGCAGAGGCCCCCAGGAGCCTGCTGGGAATCCGGCCTCGCAGGACTTAGGCTGGGATGCAG ATGATGACTTGGACGAGCTCCTGGGGGAGTTACCTGTGGACACCTACAGCCTGTGA
- the hrob gene encoding homologous recombination OB-fold protein isoform X1 — MSSMTYNLGGLFSIGEDFEDEDLLGTDWAVRSPPGPAAVAAAVSSRALRPSWVARREPGEDRPQRTAERSAALCVGTASRSSENTVAGQTVAPGLRQLSSSPQPRPLRPPTLNNTQPKLASPQSHADPEASPKPRVAQDDFDDWDVDLADLDECDVPMGQPPQPPAPTSPALTSPAPTVEPASSAKVLRPPTCGGIRTLPERTRTELSAARQPCGSSSHNLPLRTLSAAHERSPAPPQSPSVFPGLTATSPAPSPISRTLIRPQEPQRPWATTVTSPQPRGLFETVSPAPPSSSSSSPVSSTALSPHPLHTPVLTNRLVQLVSASNKLPKKRPRSEPHRPRARRFPGPAGLLPQQPQGQSLDDIVVSVSHAPAHGAVARLPSQGSSSQTEEDEFSGGAWAAMKAEMGLDERNPSCFLHSYSVVMVLRKAVLKQLAKNKVPNMAVLLKSIIHTHADAKAVFKDPTDIDGLFIVMALLLSILWTEGEIQGTVHRRLLEDRAEELKVGAVLLLKQVGVFSPSHRNHYLNVTPNNLLRIYAPDGVSLPSTQLPPLVPESMLPSPAPFPTIPREPVSRMHLVFDEEDDEGQEGERCTEGGKDPQAPTDTRVSSSRGPQEPAGNPASQDLGWDADDDLDELLGELPVDTYSL; from the exons ATGAGTTCGATG ACCTATAATTTAGGTGGCCTGTTCAGCATTGGCGAGGACTTTGAGGACGAG GACCTGCTCGGGACAGACTGGGCTGTCCGCTCGCCGCCGGGACCGGCCGCCGTGGCGGCTGCTGTGTCATCCCGCGCCCTGCGTCCCTCCTGGGTCGCCCGCCGAGAGCCGGGGGAGGATCGCCCTCAGCGAACCGCGGAGAGATCAGCCGCCCTGTGTGTGGGCACGGCGTCGAGGAGCAGCGAGAACACTGTTGCGGGACAAACTGTTGCTCCGGGTCTGAGgcagctctcctcctccccccagcCTCGCCCCCTCCGTCCTCCCACGCTGAATAACACTCAGCCTAAATTGGCATCACCACAGAGTCATGCTGACCCCGAGGCGTCGCCGAAGCCCCGTGTGGCTCAGGATGATTTTGATGACTGGGATGTCGACCTGGCAGACCTGGATGAGTGTGACGTCCCGATGGGGCAGCCGCCGCAACCTCCTGCTCCCACCTCACCTGCTCTCACCTCACCCGCGCCCACAGTCGAGCCCGCATCCTCAGCCAAAGTGCTTCGACCACCGACCTGCGGAGGGATTCGGACACTGCCCGAGCGGACCCGGACGGAGCTCAGTGCTGCACGCCAACCGTGTGGCTCATCCAGTCATAACCTACCCCTTCGGACCCTCTCCGCTGCTCACGAGCGATCTCCAGCTCCCCCACAGAGTCCTAGTGTTTTCCCTGGCCTCACTGCAACTTCTCCTGCCCCCAGCCCCATTTCCAGGACGCTCATCAGGCCCCAGGAGCCACAGAGACCGTGGGCAACTACAGTAACCTCCCCTCAGCCCCGTGGCCTTTTTGAGACAGTCTCCCCAGcacccccttcctcctcctcctcctcccctgtgAGCTCCACCGCTCTGAGCCCTCATCCCCTTCACACACCGGTCCTCACTAACCGCCTGGTCCAGCTGGTATCCGCCTCGAACAAGCTCCCTAAGAAGAGGCCTCGCTCTGAGCCTCACCGGCCCAGGGCGCGACGGTTCCCCGGCCCCGCTGGACTCCTGCCACAGCAG CCGCAGGGTCAGAGCCTGGACGACATAGTGGTTTCTGTTTCTCATGCTCCAGCTCACGGTGCTGTGGCCCGGTTGCCGAGCCAG ggTTCCAGCTCACAGACCGAGGAGGACGAGTTCAGTGGCGGCGCCTGGGCAGCGATGAAGGCAGAGATGGGATTGGATGAGAGGAACCCGTCGTGCTTCCTGCACTCCTACAGTGTGGTCATGGTGCTTCGGAAG GCTGTACTGAAACAGCTGGCGAAAAACAAAGTGCCCAACATGGCTGTGCTTCTGAAGAGCATCATCCACACACACGCTGATGCCAAGGCTGTGTTTAAGGACCCGACAG ATATTGATGGTCTATTTATCGTCATGGCTCTGTTGTTGTCAATATTATGGACTGAAGGGGAGATTCAGGGAACTGTGCATCGGCGTCTCCTGGAGGACAGAGCGGAGGAGCTGAAGGTCGGAGCCGTACTGCTGCTGAAACAA GTTGGTGTGTTTTCCCCCTCCCATCGTAACCATTACCTGAATGTGACACCCAACAACCTGCTGAGGATCTACGCCCCCGATGGAGTCAGTCTGCCCTCCACTCAGCTCCCCCCACTGGTCCCG GAGTCGATGTTGCCGTCACCTGCTCCGTTTCCCACCATCCCCCGGGAGCCGGTATCTCGGATGCATTTGGTGTTTGACGAGGAGGACGACGAGGGACAGGAGGGTGAAAGATGCACAGAGGGAGGCAAAGACCCTCAAGCCCCAACAGACACTAGAGTCAGCTCCAGCAGAGGCCCCCAGGAGCCTGCTGGGAATCCGGCCTCGCAGGACTTAGGCTGGGATGCAG ATGATGACTTGGACGAGCTCCTGGGGGAGTTACCTGTGGACACCTACAGCCTGTGA
- the asb16 gene encoding ankyrin repeat and SOCS box protein 16 isoform X3, with amino-acid sequence MTTGKIVYLDRELQSRPATKGPVGVMSKDTFPFTSTSLRSLRLEREFQEWEDARRALAQRRALTRAPLPRAPRPPPRQQRLQEVRAPPPQARCRDTAIHNTFLCGDMKGLYAVLKDPAMVNALMETVHEEMVWAPDMGMWTLSSRVKQTSALRLAASRGHTGCVEELLFRGAEVNADPGGNTALHDACAGGHAACVGLLLSQGADPELLAADGSAPLHLCTSAQSFQCAELLLEGGAEVNVRMRESRLTPLHMAARRGLEKHVELFLSHGADVLATNQEGETPLNAACSGAERPSESGRYLRAVQMLLDAGADPRTAGRKQHTPLHNACANCCSRIADVLLQHGAKADVANCAGYTPMDCLLQVVEDYPEQQPEAIAQSLLNHGAKPVSPKVR; translated from the exons atgacaactgggaaAATCGTGTATCTGGATCGAGAGCTCCAGTCTAGACCGGCTACTAAAGGACCTGTTG GTGTCATGTCAAAGGACACGTTCCCGTTCACGTCCACCTCACTGCGCTCTCTGAGACTGGAGCGGGAGTTCCAGGAGTGGGAGGATGCTCGGCGGGCGCTGGCTCAGAGGAGAGCCCTGACCAGGGCCCCGCTGCCCCGAGCCCCCAGGCCTCCTCCCAGGCAGCAGCGGCTCCAGGAGGTCCGGGCCCCTCCGCCCCAGGCCCGGTGCAGAGACACGGCCATCCACAACACCTTCCTGTGTGGAGACATGAAGGGATTGTATGCGGTGCTGAAGGACCCAGCGATGGTCAACGCTCTGATGGAGACGGTGCACGAGGAGATGGTGTGGGCTCCGGACATGG GCATGTGGACGCTGAGCTCCAGGGTGAAACAAACCTCAGCCTTGCGTCTGGCCGCCAGCAGAGGACACACAGGATGTGTGGAGGAGCTGCTCTTTCGTGGAGCCGAGGTGAACGCCGACCCGGGAGGCAACACTGCCCTCCACGATGCCTGCGCGGGCGGCCACGCCGCCTGCGTCGGGCTGCTGCTCTCTCAAGGAGCAGATCCTGAACTGCTGGCTGCAGACGGCAGCGCTCCTCTCCACCTCTGCACCTCCGCCCAGTCATTCCA GTGTGCTGAGTTGCTGTTAGAGGGAGGGGCGGAGGTCAATGTGAGGATGAGGGAGTCCAGGCTCACACCTCTGCACATGGCGGCTCGCCGGGGCCTGGAGAAGCACGTGGAGCTCTTCCTGAGCCACGGGGCAGATGTGTTGGCCACAAATCAAGAGGGGGAGACCCCGCTGAACGCTGCGTGCTCCGGAGCCGAGAGGCCGTCTGAGTCCGGCCGCTACCTCCGTGCGGTTCAAATGCTGCTGGATGCAGGAGCCGACCCCAGAACCGCGGGCCGGAAGCAGCACACCCCCCTGCACAACGCCTGCGCAAACTGCTGCTCCAGGATCGCGGACGTCCTCTTGCAGCATGGAGCAAAGGCTGACGTCGCAAACTGCGCGGGATACACACCGATGGACTGTTTGTTGCAG GTGGTGGAGGATTATCCGGAGCAGCAACCTGAAGCAATAGCACAGTCCCTCTTGAACCACGGAGCCAAACCTGTTTCACCAAAGGTTCGGTAA
- the asb16 gene encoding ankyrin repeat and SOCS box protein 16 isoform X1, whose protein sequence is MTTGKIVYLDRELQSRPATKGPVGVMSKDTFPFTSTSLRSLRLEREFQEWEDARRALAQRRALTRAPLPRAPRPPPRQQRLQEVRAPPPQARCRDTAIHNTFLCGDMKGLYAVLKDPAMVNALMETVHEEMVWAPDMGMWTLSSRVKQTSALRLAASRGHTGCVEELLFRGAEVNADPGGNTALHDACAGGHAACVGLLLSQGADPELLAADGSAPLHLCTSAQSFQCAELLLEGGAEVNVRMRESRLTPLHMAARRGLEKHVELFLSHGADVLATNQEGETPLNAACSGAERPSESGRYLRAVQMLLDAGADPRTAGRKQHTPLHNACANCCSRIADVLLQHGAKADVANCAGYTPMDCLLQVVEDYPEQQPEAIAQSLLNHGAKPVSPKMLKQCVLSPATLEVMLNSYTSVPPCEWMDSLPAEVYEEHRPFFDVVRGRSGQPRSLQHLCRCALRLHLGARCYSAVGELDIPSSVRDYLLLRNDGTLH, encoded by the exons atgacaactgggaaAATCGTGTATCTGGATCGAGAGCTCCAGTCTAGACCGGCTACTAAAGGACCTGTTG GTGTCATGTCAAAGGACACGTTCCCGTTCACGTCCACCTCACTGCGCTCTCTGAGACTGGAGCGGGAGTTCCAGGAGTGGGAGGATGCTCGGCGGGCGCTGGCTCAGAGGAGAGCCCTGACCAGGGCCCCGCTGCCCCGAGCCCCCAGGCCTCCTCCCAGGCAGCAGCGGCTCCAGGAGGTCCGGGCCCCTCCGCCCCAGGCCCGGTGCAGAGACACGGCCATCCACAACACCTTCCTGTGTGGAGACATGAAGGGATTGTATGCGGTGCTGAAGGACCCAGCGATGGTCAACGCTCTGATGGAGACGGTGCACGAGGAGATGGTGTGGGCTCCGGACATGG GCATGTGGACGCTGAGCTCCAGGGTGAAACAAACCTCAGCCTTGCGTCTGGCCGCCAGCAGAGGACACACAGGATGTGTGGAGGAGCTGCTCTTTCGTGGAGCCGAGGTGAACGCCGACCCGGGAGGCAACACTGCCCTCCACGATGCCTGCGCGGGCGGCCACGCCGCCTGCGTCGGGCTGCTGCTCTCTCAAGGAGCAGATCCTGAACTGCTGGCTGCAGACGGCAGCGCTCCTCTCCACCTCTGCACCTCCGCCCAGTCATTCCA GTGTGCTGAGTTGCTGTTAGAGGGAGGGGCGGAGGTCAATGTGAGGATGAGGGAGTCCAGGCTCACACCTCTGCACATGGCGGCTCGCCGGGGCCTGGAGAAGCACGTGGAGCTCTTCCTGAGCCACGGGGCAGATGTGTTGGCCACAAATCAAGAGGGGGAGACCCCGCTGAACGCTGCGTGCTCCGGAGCCGAGAGGCCGTCTGAGTCCGGCCGCTACCTCCGTGCGGTTCAAATGCTGCTGGATGCAGGAGCCGACCCCAGAACCGCGGGCCGGAAGCAGCACACCCCCCTGCACAACGCCTGCGCAAACTGCTGCTCCAGGATCGCGGACGTCCTCTTGCAGCATGGAGCAAAGGCTGACGTCGCAAACTGCGCGGGATACACACCGATGGACTGTTTGTTGCAG GTGGTGGAGGATTATCCGGAGCAGCAACCTGAAGCAATAGCACAGTCCCTCTTGAACCACGGAGCCAAACCTGTTTCACCAAAG ATGCTGAAGCAGTGCGTCCTCTCTCCTGCCACTCTGGAGGTGATGCTGAACTCGTATACATCTGTCCCTCCCTGTGAATGGATGGACTCCCTGCCCGCTGAGGTGTACGAG GAGCACCGGCCTTTCTTCGACGTGGTGCGTGGGCGGAGCGGTCAGCCTCGCTCGCTGCAGCATCTCTGCCGGTGTGCCTTGCGCCTGCATCTCGGAGCCCGGTGTTACTCAGCAGTCGGTGAGCTGGACATTCCCAGCTCTGTGAGGGATTATCTGCTGCTGCGTAACGACGGGACGCTCCACTGA
- the asb16 gene encoding ankyrin repeat and SOCS box protein 16 isoform X2, with protein MSKDTFPFTSTSLRSLRLEREFQEWEDARRALAQRRALTRAPLPRAPRPPPRQQRLQEVRAPPPQARCRDTAIHNTFLCGDMKGLYAVLKDPAMVNALMETVHEEMVWAPDMGMWTLSSRVKQTSALRLAASRGHTGCVEELLFRGAEVNADPGGNTALHDACAGGHAACVGLLLSQGADPELLAADGSAPLHLCTSAQSFQCAELLLEGGAEVNVRMRESRLTPLHMAARRGLEKHVELFLSHGADVLATNQEGETPLNAACSGAERPSESGRYLRAVQMLLDAGADPRTAGRKQHTPLHNACANCCSRIADVLLQHGAKADVANCAGYTPMDCLLQVVEDYPEQQPEAIAQSLLNHGAKPVSPKMLKQCVLSPATLEVMLNSYTSVPPCEWMDSLPAEVYEEHRPFFDVVRGRSGQPRSLQHLCRCALRLHLGARCYSAVGELDIPSSVRDYLLLRNDGTLH; from the exons ATGTCAAAGGACACGTTCCCGTTCACGTCCACCTCACTGCGCTCTCTGAGACTGGAGCGGGAGTTCCAGGAGTGGGAGGATGCTCGGCGGGCGCTGGCTCAGAGGAGAGCCCTGACCAGGGCCCCGCTGCCCCGAGCCCCCAGGCCTCCTCCCAGGCAGCAGCGGCTCCAGGAGGTCCGGGCCCCTCCGCCCCAGGCCCGGTGCAGAGACACGGCCATCCACAACACCTTCCTGTGTGGAGACATGAAGGGATTGTATGCGGTGCTGAAGGACCCAGCGATGGTCAACGCTCTGATGGAGACGGTGCACGAGGAGATGGTGTGGGCTCCGGACATGG GCATGTGGACGCTGAGCTCCAGGGTGAAACAAACCTCAGCCTTGCGTCTGGCCGCCAGCAGAGGACACACAGGATGTGTGGAGGAGCTGCTCTTTCGTGGAGCCGAGGTGAACGCCGACCCGGGAGGCAACACTGCCCTCCACGATGCCTGCGCGGGCGGCCACGCCGCCTGCGTCGGGCTGCTGCTCTCTCAAGGAGCAGATCCTGAACTGCTGGCTGCAGACGGCAGCGCTCCTCTCCACCTCTGCACCTCCGCCCAGTCATTCCA GTGTGCTGAGTTGCTGTTAGAGGGAGGGGCGGAGGTCAATGTGAGGATGAGGGAGTCCAGGCTCACACCTCTGCACATGGCGGCTCGCCGGGGCCTGGAGAAGCACGTGGAGCTCTTCCTGAGCCACGGGGCAGATGTGTTGGCCACAAATCAAGAGGGGGAGACCCCGCTGAACGCTGCGTGCTCCGGAGCCGAGAGGCCGTCTGAGTCCGGCCGCTACCTCCGTGCGGTTCAAATGCTGCTGGATGCAGGAGCCGACCCCAGAACCGCGGGCCGGAAGCAGCACACCCCCCTGCACAACGCCTGCGCAAACTGCTGCTCCAGGATCGCGGACGTCCTCTTGCAGCATGGAGCAAAGGCTGACGTCGCAAACTGCGCGGGATACACACCGATGGACTGTTTGTTGCAG GTGGTGGAGGATTATCCGGAGCAGCAACCTGAAGCAATAGCACAGTCCCTCTTGAACCACGGAGCCAAACCTGTTTCACCAAAG ATGCTGAAGCAGTGCGTCCTCTCTCCTGCCACTCTGGAGGTGATGCTGAACTCGTATACATCTGTCCCTCCCTGTGAATGGATGGACTCCCTGCCCGCTGAGGTGTACGAG GAGCACCGGCCTTTCTTCGACGTGGTGCGTGGGCGGAGCGGTCAGCCTCGCTCGCTGCAGCATCTCTGCCGGTGTGCCTTGCGCCTGCATCTCGGAGCCCGGTGTTACTCAGCAGTCGGTGAGCTGGACATTCCCAGCTCTGTGAGGGATTATCTGCTGCTGCGTAACGACGGGACGCTCCACTGA
- the tmub2 gene encoding transmembrane and ubiquitin-like domain-containing protein 2 — MAVCALTMLDGMEEEVTAAGGVLLLVLALVLAWLSTHVADRGDHILGTILTVGAHASLIGLGGHDSYSGGSPRADTPEQQTPPPSQENKPDDGEPGTERGEGEGAEGVRTDLLLDIQSKQPQAGGLHTSDEEEDEVDEEEEEEQLEAEDKKVIKSIPVLSNAISLTSTATTTTSISVRLKFLNDTEELAVLEPQDTVGELKSKYFSGREHQIKLIYQGQLLQDPKKTLLSLNITHNSVIHCHISQALHEASPEEGAQSVAGAGVGSGVSGGFRAASMAISTGSLVVPVFVVILAVVWYFRINYRQFFTAPATISLVGVTVFFSFLIFGMHSR, encoded by the exons ATGGCAGTGTGTGCACTGACCATGTTGGatgggatggaggaggaggtaaCGGCAGCGGGCGGTGTGTTGCTCCTGGTCCTGGCCCTGGTCTTGGCTTGGCTCTCCACTCATGTGGCCGACCGGGGAGACCACATACTGGGCACCATCCTCACCGTGGGCGCCCACGCCTCCCTGATCGGACTGGGAGGCCACGACAGCTACAGCGGAGGGTCTCCCAGAGCCGACACCCCCGAACAGCAGACCCCGCCGCCGTCGCAGGAGAACAAGCCGGATGACGGCGAGCCGGGgactgagagaggagagggggagggagcgGAGGGGGTGAGGACAGATCTACTGCTGGACATTCAGAGCAAACAACCACAGGCTGGAGGACTGCATACTtctgatgaggaggaggatgaagttgatgaggaggaggaggaggagcagctggaaGCGGAAGATAAAAAGGTTATAAAGTCTATCCCTGTTTTGTCCAATGCCATCTCCCTGACCTCCACTGCTACTACCACCACCTCCATTTCTGTCCGACTGAAGTTTTTAAATGACACAGAGGAGCTGGCTGTGTTAGAACCACAGGATACAGTGGGAGAGCTGAAAAG TAAATACTTCTCAGGTCGGGAGCATCAAATAAAACTGATCTACCAGGGCCAGTTGCTGCAAGATCCCAAGAAGACTCTGTTATCTCTAAACATCACGCACAACAGCGTGATCCACTGCCACATCTCCCAGGCGCTGCACGAGGCCAGTCCAGAGGAAGGGGCTCAGTCTGTGGCCGGAGCGGGAGTCGGGTCCGGGGTCTCCGGGGGATTCCGAGCTGCGAGCATGGCCATCAGCACCGGCAGCCTGGTGGTGCCTGTGTTCGTGGTGATACTGGCTGTGGTGTGGTACTTCCGCATCAACTACAGGCAGTTCTTCACAGCCCCTGCGACCATCTCCCTCGTGGGAGTCACTGTGTTCTTCAGCTTTCTGATATTTGGGATGCACAGCCgctga
- the atxn7l3a gene encoding ataxin-7-like protein 3: MKMEDMPLSGPDNTKLEALVHDIYSELVEDACLGLCFEVHRAVKQGYFFLDETDQDSMKDFEIVDQPGVDIFGQVYNQWKNKECECPNCKRLIAASRFAPHLEKCLGMGRNSSRIANRRLASNNNMSKSESDQEDNDDLNDNDWSYGAEKKAKKRKSDKNQNSPRRSKSLKHKNGELGSSLSSEPYKYNYNTGISYETLGPDEVRSLLTTQCGVISEHTKKMCTRSQRCPQHTDEQRRAVRLFLLGPSAPSLPSADAVVESDSFDIPDGQTLMSRLQWEDSPDISPTDSASSKASTNHSDSRKPKKKKRTSLGLNSGGGGGGGGGGGGGGGGGLTGSSSSSSQSNISLSTKKKRPKLSAPTISSIYDDLN, translated from the exons atgaaaatggaggATATGCCCCTGTCAGGCCCAGACAACACCAAGCTGGAG gCCTTGGTCCACGACATCTACTCTGAGCTGGTGGAAGATGCCTGTTTGGGCCTGTGTTTTGAAGTACACCGTGCTGTGAAGCAGGGCTATTTCTTCTTGGATGAAACGGACCAAGACAGCATGAAGGACTTTG AAATTGTGGATCAACCAGGAGTGGACATATTTGGGCAGGTGTACAATCAGTGGAAGAACAAAGAGTGTGAGTGTCCAAATTGCAAAAGGTTGATAGCAGCTTCTCGCTTCGCCCCGCACTTGGAGAAATGTCTCGGCATGGGACGCAACAGCAGTCGCATCGCCAACCGCAG GCTAGCCAGCAATAATAACATGAGCAAATCAGAGAGTGATCAGGAGGACAATGATGACCTCAATGATAACGACTGGTCGTatggggcagaaaaaaaag ccaaaaagagaaagtcagataag AATCAAAATTCCCCGAGGAGATCCAAAtctctaaaacacaaaaatg GTGAGCTCGGGAGCAGCCTCAGCTCAGAGCCCTACAAG TATAACTACAACACTGGCATCAGTTATGAAACATTAGGCCCCGATGAAGTCAGATCCCTTTTAACAACA CAATGTGGGGTGATCTCTGAGCACACCAAGAAGATGTGTACCAG GTCACAGCGATGTCCCCAGCACACGGACGAACAGAGGAGGGCCGTCAGGTTGTTCCTCCTGGGGCCGTCCGC GCCGTCGCTGCCCAGTGCAGACGCTGTGGTGGAGAGCGACAGCTTTGACATTCCAGATGGACAGACCCTGATGAGCCGTCTGCAGTGGGAGGACTCCCCTGATATCTCGCCCACCGACTCTGCCTCATCTAAAGCCA GCACCAACCATTCAGATTCTAGGAAGccgaagaagaaaaagaggacgTCTCTCGGCTTGAATagcggcggaggaggaggagggggaggaggaggagggggaggtggaggtggaggtctgactggaagcagcagcagcagctctcagaGTAATATCAGCTTGTCgaccaaaaaaaagaggccCAAACTCTCAGCACCTACTATTTCAAGTATCTATGATGACTTAAACTAG